From the Mycobacterium noviomagense genome, the window CACTCTCGGTCTGGTCAACCCGGCCGCCGCCCGACCAGATGGCACAGACGCCGACCGCGTCGCCGGGCGGCTTCTCTACCCTGGCGTGACCACGACGATGATGGACCGGTTCGGCGGCCTTCTGATGGTGCTGTCTGGAGTAGTGCACCGACAGGTGTTTGTCTCGGTCACCGCGTATCAGCCGGGCCGTCCCAACTCGGATGACGACCTACGGCAAGAGCTTTCGAGCACCTTGGACGACTTCTCGCTACCCGGCGCATTTCTCTGAGCAATTCGATGCCGAATCCGGCCAGCTGCTAGCATCACGTCCGTGTCTGGACGCGGGGCCCCGGTGCGGATCGGCATCCTCGGGGCAGCGCGCATCGCACCGTTGGCCCTCGTCAAGCCAGCGCGGGACAGCACCGAAGTCACGGTGTCCGCGGTGGCCGCACGAGATGCGTCCCGTGGTCAAGCCTTTGCCGAAAAGCATGGGATTCCTCGGGTGCACGACAGCTACGACGCGCTGATCGCCGATCCAAACCTGGATGCTGTGTACATCCCGCTGCCGAATAGCTTGCACGGGCGGTGGACTCGGGCTGCGATTGCTGCGGGCAAGCACGTCTTGTGTGAAAAGCCGTTTACTGCCAACGCCTCCGAGGCCCGCGTGATCGCTGACCTGGCTAGGAAATCAGATCTCGTTGTGATGGAGGCATTTCATTACCGCTACCATCCGTTGACATTGCGCATTGAGCAGATCATCGCTTCAGGAGAGCTGGGCAAGCTTGAACGGGTGGAGGCCGCCTTGTGCTTTCCCCTCCCGAAGTTCTCCGACATCCGCTACAACTACTCCCTTGGGGGTGGCGCGACAATGGATGCCGGGTGCTATGCGGTCCACATGGTGCGCACGTTCGGTGGTTCGACGCCGGAAGTCGTTGCGGCACAGGCTAAACTGCGTGATCCTGAGGTGGACCGGGCGATGAGCGCCGAGGTGCGCTTTGCGGGCGGACACACCGGTCGGGTCCGCTGCTCGATGTGGTCGTCGGATCTGCTGCGGTTGAGCGCCAAGGTGATTGGCGACCGCGGCGAGCTGCGTGTGCTCAACCCGGCGACACCTCAGTTTTTTCATCGGCTGTCGATCCGATCAGGCCACGGCAATCGTAGAGAGCGCTTCCCGCGAAGGGCCTCCTATGCGTATCAACTTGACGCTTTCGCCGCAGCGGTGTTGCGCGGTGAGCCGGTGAAGACGGCGCCGGAAGACGCGGTCGAGAACATGGCCGTCATCGATGCGATCTATCGCGCTGCCGGCCTCCCCCTCCGCGAGCCGGGTTGAACGTAATGCGTTCGAGGAGTTGACAACGCGCTCCGCATTCGCGTTGGACACCCCACTTGGCTCAAATTGGTGCGCACTGTTACCGCGGGTGGTGGTTAGTGGTTGTCGAGGTCTTGAGCTCGCGGGTCGACGACGGTGTGGGTTTGGTTGTCAACCCTGATGTGTCCGCGACGCGGTAGGTAGCTGGGTGGCATGAATGAATCCCTTGATGCACCAACGTGTTTGACCTCGACCAAGCAGGCTAGTTGCTTGTCGGTGGTGGTTGGGGTTGGAAGGGGTCATACCACCACCAGTCGGCGCGCTCGCCGGTCGGTCCGGGACAGGGCGGCACCGCGGGTAGGGGTTGGGTGGGTGGGCGCGCCAGCGAGCCCGGGCTTAGTGGCCGCTCGTCCTGGTCGGTGACGAGCAGCGTGTCGGCCGGGCCGGTGATGGTGATCAAGCCACGATGGTGCAACCGATGGTGGTAAGGACAGAGCAACACAATGTTGGCCAGCTCGGTGGGCCCGCCGTCTTCCCAGTGCCGGATGTGATGGGCGTGCAGACCACGGGTGGCGCCACAACCGGGGACCGCGCACATGCGGTCGCGATGCTCCAGTGCGCGCCGCAGCCGCCGGTTGATCAACCGGGTGGCCCGGCCGGCACCAATAACCTCGCCGTGCCGTTCGAACCAGACTTCACACGTGGCATCACAGGTCAGGTAGCGGCGTTCGGCATCGGACAGTAGCGGACCCAGATGCAGCCCGGCCACGCGCTTCTCGACGTCGAGGTGCACCACCACGGTGGTGTGCTGCCCGTGGGGGCGCCGGGCCGCCTCGGTATCCCATCCCGCATCGACCAGACGCATAAACGCATCGACCGTGGTCGGAAACGGCGGCCGCTGATCTGCATCACCCGCGCCATCGCCATGGTCGCGTTTCCATTCAGCGATCAGCGCATCACGATGCGACGCCAACGCCGCATCGAACTTCGCCGCGTCCAGGTGACC encodes:
- a CDS encoding DUF222 domain-containing protein, encoding MSSIASADAVAASPKERLEVLFEEMAELTGQRNAIDGRIVEIVAEIDRDELCGMTGARSVPALVAWKTGCSPANAHTITTIAGRLAEFPRCAKGMREGRLSLDQVGVIAERAGQGSDEHYAQLASVATVTQLRTAIKLEPRPEPDRRPEPERSFSKTSDEQGSCYRIRLGHLDAAKFDAALASHRDALIAEWKRDHGDGAGDADQRPPFPTTVDAFMRLVDAGWDTEAARRPHGQHTTVVVHLDVEKRVAGLHLGPLLSDAERRYLTCDATCEVWFERHGEVIGAGRATRLINRRLRRALEHRDRMCAVPGCGATRGLHAHHIRHWEDGGPTELANIVLLCPYHHRLHHRGLITITGPADTLLVTDQDERPLSPGSLARPPTQPLPAVPPCPGPTGERADWWWYDPFQPQPPPTSN
- a CDS encoding Gfo/Idh/MocA family protein, which produces MSGRGAPVRIGILGAARIAPLALVKPARDSTEVTVSAVAARDASRGQAFAEKHGIPRVHDSYDALIADPNLDAVYIPLPNSLHGRWTRAAIAAGKHVLCEKPFTANASEARVIADLARKSDLVVMEAFHYRYHPLTLRIEQIIASGELGKLERVEAALCFPLPKFSDIRYNYSLGGGATMDAGCYAVHMVRTFGGSTPEVVAAQAKLRDPEVDRAMSAEVRFAGGHTGRVRCSMWSSDLLRLSAKVIGDRGELRVLNPATPQFFHRLSIRSGHGNRRERFPRRASYAYQLDAFAAAVLRGEPVKTAPEDAVENMAVIDAIYRAAGLPLREPG